A part of Curtobacterium sp. MCLR17_036 genomic DNA contains:
- the aztB gene encoding zinc ABC transporter permease AztB yields MTWLTDPFSVDFMVRALVGGALAAVLCAVVGTWVLVRGMAFLGEALSHGMLPGVAVATLTGIPAVLGAAVSAGVMVLGVGALRRRARLSYDTSIGLLFVGMLALGVIIVSSSRSFATDVTAILFGDVLAVTRADLGGLAVAVAVALAMAVGFHRPFTALAFDPRKAATLGLHPRVAEVVLIGLVTLAVVASYRAVGTLLVVGLLLAPAAAARAWTRHVASTMLLGAGIGTAAVLVGLLASWHAGTAAGASIAAVAVASVVASRAAAAAVVALRRTPTPAPARAAAPAAPRSAAPYREGA; encoded by the coding sequence GTGACCTGGCTGACCGATCCGTTCTCCGTCGACTTCATGGTGCGCGCCCTCGTCGGCGGCGCCCTGGCCGCGGTCCTCTGCGCCGTGGTCGGCACCTGGGTGCTCGTCCGGGGCATGGCGTTCCTGGGCGAGGCGCTGTCGCACGGCATGCTGCCCGGCGTCGCGGTCGCCACCCTGACCGGGATCCCGGCCGTGCTCGGCGCCGCGGTCAGCGCCGGCGTCATGGTCCTCGGCGTCGGGGCACTGCGCCGCCGTGCCCGGTTGTCGTACGACACCTCGATCGGGTTGCTCTTCGTCGGCATGCTCGCCCTCGGGGTCATCATCGTGTCGTCCTCGCGCTCGTTCGCCACCGACGTCACCGCGATCCTGTTCGGCGACGTCCTGGCGGTCACCCGCGCCGACCTGGGCGGCCTCGCGGTCGCCGTGGCCGTGGCACTCGCCATGGCGGTCGGGTTCCACCGGCCGTTCACCGCCCTGGCCTTCGACCCCCGCAAGGCCGCCACGCTCGGGCTGCACCCGCGGGTGGCCGAGGTCGTGCTCATCGGCCTCGTGACCCTGGCGGTCGTCGCCTCGTACCGGGCCGTCGGCACCCTGCTCGTCGTCGGCCTGCTGCTCGCGCCCGCCGCAGCCGCACGCGCGTGGACCCGGCACGTGGCCTCGACGATGCTGCTCGGCGCCGGCATCGGCACCGCCGCCGTCCTCGTCGGCCTGCTCGCCTCGTGGCACGCCGGCACCGCCGCGGGCGCGAGCATCGCCGCGGTGGCCGTCGCGAGCGTCGTCGCTTCGCGAGCCGCAGCAGCAGCCGTGGTCGCGCTGCGACGCACCCCGACCCCGGCACCGGCGCGCGCGGCCGCGCCGGCAGCACCGCGATCCGCCGCACCGTACCGAGAGGGAGCATGA
- a CDS encoding ATP-binding cassette domain-containing protein encodes MPPTAPNDLRTAVHLDRVTAVRGDRTVLDGVDATFAAGVVTALTGPNGSGKSTLLDVVAQVVTPSGGRVTGLPADGVAYVTQSVPPTTLPLTVRAAVTMGRWRHRAWWRPLGRGDRALVDAQLERMAIADLADRPVEELSGGQRQRTLVALGLAQRARVLLVDEPTAGVDADSAALVVAALAAEAADGVVVVHAAHDPVAIAAADRVVRLG; translated from the coding sequence GTGCCTCCGACCGCTCCGAACGACCTGCGGACCGCCGTCCACCTCGACCGGGTGACCGCCGTCCGCGGTGACCGGACCGTCCTCGACGGCGTCGACGCGACCTTCGCGGCCGGGGTCGTGACCGCGCTCACGGGTCCGAACGGCTCCGGCAAGTCCACGCTGCTCGACGTGGTGGCGCAGGTCGTGACGCCGTCCGGCGGACGGGTGACGGGCCTCCCGGCCGACGGCGTCGCCTACGTGACCCAGTCCGTGCCGCCGACCACCCTGCCGCTCACCGTCCGCGCGGCCGTGACGATGGGGCGGTGGCGGCACCGCGCGTGGTGGCGACCACTCGGGCGCGGCGACCGGGCCCTCGTCGACGCACAACTGGAGCGGATGGCGATCGCGGACCTGGCGGACCGGCCGGTCGAGGAGCTCTCCGGCGGTCAGCGGCAGCGCACGCTCGTGGCGCTCGGCCTGGCGCAGCGTGCGCGGGTGCTGCTCGTCGACGAGCCGACCGCCGGGGTGGACGCCGACTCCGCGGCGCTCGTGGTGGCGGCGCTCGCCGCCGAGGCGGCCGACGGTGTCGTGGTCGTGCACGCGGCGCACGACCCGGTCGCGATCGCCGCGGCCGACCGGGTCGTCAGGCTCGGCTGA
- a CDS encoding Gfo/Idh/MocA family oxidoreductase, with protein sequence MTDLRIAVLSFAHTHAIGYLTALAAMPGVEVRGSDPDGVSTGGSLVELRGRDLADELGVAYVDTYQELLAWGPDAVVVTSENARHRELVEAAAAAGAHVLCEKPLATTWEDGIAMRDAVRAARVLLMVAYPVRFTSAFGRLRAAHESGALGQVFSIRGANNGMLPLTRSWFTEPELSGGGAIVDHVVHVADLVEGLTGSAPVSVTAVANRTLHAARARAETAGLVTVTYEDGVVAAVDCSWSTPDTSAVWGGLTLDVAGTGGTIATDFFGAAARGTATATGLPIESRYGADPDTAMLRTFVDAVRSGEQPQPDVHVGLRTLAVVLAAQESVATGRTVAVRSEQPRPAAPDGPRTVSRA encoded by the coding sequence GTGACCGACCTCAGGATCGCCGTGCTGTCCTTCGCGCACACCCACGCGATCGGGTACCTCACCGCCCTCGCCGCGATGCCCGGGGTCGAGGTGCGCGGTTCCGACCCGGACGGCGTCAGCACCGGCGGGTCGCTCGTCGAGCTGCGCGGCCGCGACCTGGCCGACGAGCTCGGCGTCGCCTACGTCGACACGTACCAGGAGCTCCTGGCCTGGGGGCCGGACGCCGTCGTCGTGACGAGCGAGAACGCCCGGCACCGGGAGCTCGTCGAGGCCGCCGCTGCCGCCGGCGCGCACGTGCTGTGCGAGAAGCCCCTCGCCACGACGTGGGAGGACGGCATCGCGATGCGCGACGCCGTGCGGGCGGCCCGCGTGCTGCTCATGGTCGCGTACCCGGTGCGGTTCACCTCGGCGTTCGGCAGGCTCCGGGCGGCGCACGAGTCCGGTGCCCTCGGGCAGGTGTTCTCGATCCGCGGTGCGAACAACGGCATGCTCCCGCTCACCCGGTCCTGGTTCACCGAACCGGAGCTGTCCGGCGGAGGCGCGATCGTCGATCACGTCGTGCACGTCGCGGACCTCGTCGAGGGCCTGACCGGCTCGGCTCCCGTCTCGGTGACGGCCGTCGCCAACCGCACCCTGCACGCCGCGCGCGCCCGGGCCGAGACCGCGGGACTCGTGACGGTCACCTACGAGGACGGCGTCGTCGCCGCCGTCGACTGCTCGTGGAGCACGCCGGACACCTCGGCGGTGTGGGGCGGGTTGACCCTGGACGTCGCGGGCACCGGCGGCACGATCGCGACCGACTTCTTCGGGGCCGCCGCCCGCGGCACCGCCACCGCGACCGGTCTGCCCATCGAGTCGCGGTACGGCGCCGACCCCGACACGGCGATGCTCCGCACGTTCGTCGACGCGGTCCGCTCCGGTGAGCAGCCGCAGCCGGACGTGCACGTCGGACTCCGGACACTGGCGGTCGTGCTCGCCGCCCAGGAGTCGGTGGCCACCGGCAGGACGGTGGCGGTCCGGAGCGAGCAGCCCCGCCCCGCTGCTCCGGACGGTCCGCGCACGGTCAGCCGAGCCTGA
- a CDS encoding Gfo/Idh/MocA family oxidoreductase translates to MAAPGHRRPAHPAKEPRCPRPPRIGLVGAGGIARAHLPGLLRLGPVVVHAQGGADELAAAFGPDAEAAGSSITVVDSLDALFDAVDVVDVVTPTATHAEVVRAALAAGKDVVSEKPLARTDADAADLAERARDAGRQLYPAHVVRFFPAYVRLKEAVTTGLLGDLAVLRFVRSGAFPLHAPWFADRALSGGIVMDQMIHDLDIARWVAGEVVRVSAVGTRSGTDAEPVEAAHVLLTHASGAITHVAGVWGPQHLGFTTEYSVTGTAGSLSHSSRAEQDSVADLATPQALDGSLPQVDPADDPYGAELHEFLAAFAGGPTPRVSVDDGVAAVRLANAALESLGTGQPVSLEVPA, encoded by the coding sequence ATGGCGGCGCCCGGTCACCGTCGACCGGCTCACCCCGCGAAGGAGCCCCGATGCCCCCGACCCCCCCGGATCGGCCTCGTCGGCGCCGGCGGCATCGCCCGTGCGCACCTGCCCGGTCTGCTGCGCCTCGGCCCGGTCGTCGTCCACGCCCAGGGCGGTGCCGACGAGCTCGCCGCGGCCTTCGGTCCCGACGCCGAGGCCGCCGGGTCCTCGATCACCGTCGTGGACTCGCTCGACGCGCTGTTCGACGCGGTGGACGTCGTCGACGTCGTGACCCCGACCGCGACGCACGCCGAGGTGGTCCGCGCGGCGCTGGCCGCCGGCAAGGACGTCGTGTCCGAGAAGCCGCTCGCCCGCACCGACGCCGACGCGGCCGACCTGGCCGAGCGTGCGCGCGACGCCGGCCGACAGCTCTACCCGGCCCACGTGGTGCGGTTCTTCCCCGCGTACGTGCGCCTCAAGGAAGCCGTGACCACGGGCCTCCTCGGCGACCTGGCGGTGCTGCGGTTCGTCCGCTCCGGGGCCTTCCCGCTGCACGCGCCGTGGTTCGCGGACCGGGCACTGTCCGGGGGCATCGTGATGGACCAGATGATCCACGACCTCGACATCGCCCGCTGGGTCGCCGGTGAGGTCGTCCGGGTCTCCGCGGTCGGCACGCGGAGCGGTACCGACGCCGAACCGGTCGAGGCGGCGCACGTGCTCCTCACGCACGCGTCCGGAGCGATCACCCACGTCGCCGGGGTCTGGGGGCCGCAGCACCTCGGCTTCACGACGGAGTACTCGGTGACCGGCACGGCCGGCAGCCTGTCGCACTCGTCCCGCGCCGAGCAGGACTCCGTCGCCGACCTGGCGACGCCCCAGGCGCTCGACGGCTCCCTGCCGCAGGTCGACCCCGCCGACGACCCGTACGGCGCCGAGCTGCACGAGTTCCTCGCCGCGTTCGCCGGGGGCCCGACCCCGCGGGTGAGCGTGGACGACGGCGTCGCGGCGGTCCGGCTGGCGAACGCGGCGCTCGAGTCGCTCGGGACCGGGCAGCCGGTGTCGCTCGAGGTGCCCGCGTGA